The following proteins come from a genomic window of Nanoarchaeota archaeon:
- a CDS encoding DDE-type integrase/transposase/recombinase, translating to WCEYNGKQMIAYIDDASRILTSCREFDNATTDTTIIALDKAIEFAAPYGGILQIMSDHGSQFTATKTDKNGEAEHKFELYLKSKNIEPVHARVKHPQSNGKAEKFVDTYKKNRNKFETLDAFITWYNDKRPHMSLNFNKAETPTEAFIRKMRPEVWFESAKDWF from the coding sequence ACTGGTGCGAATACAACGGAAAACAAATGATCGCATATATTGATGATGCATCCCGTATCCTTACATCATGTAGGGAATTTGACAATGCGACAACAGATACAACAATAATCGCTTTGGATAAAGCAATAGAATTTGCGGCTCCGTATGGCGGAATATTGCAAATTATGAGCGATCATGGAAGCCAATTTACTGCAACTAAAACAGATAAAAACGGTGAAGCAGAACATAAATTTGAGCTTTATTTAAAGTCAAAAAACATCGAACCGGTGCATGCAAGAGTAAAACATCCGCAAAGCAACGGCAAAGCGGAAAAGTTTGTGGATACTTACAAAAAGAACCGCAATAAATTTGAAACATTGGACGCATTTATTACGTGGTATAATGATAAGCGACCGCACATGAGTCTGAATTTCAATAAAGCTGAAACGCCAACTGAAGCGTTTATACGAAAAATGCGGCCTGAAGTCTGGTTTGAGTCCGCTAAAGATTGGTTTTGA
- a CDS encoding AAA family ATPase translates to MGNLFDIENFIIKDESALTEVFVPERLLHRDGERDYLASCLKPIVINQSIRNVFLFGPTGTGKTSLVRWMFKELESHTANAKTIYINCWKSQTTHAILYEIVSKMSRFTNPRRQTKELFIDVANLVKASGKKLILALDEADKLLNFDILYDFSREGYGLVLISNSEQALAKIDPRIRSSIAVEAIEFPRYTANELSDILIDRVMFALLPSKISQELIKVAANAAGGDARVGLEILRRAAKLAEGRNAKNIDKEDIIHALKAAKRMKIESMLADIEEDSRILYKIIEEKASAGSGEIFEEYKRRAPNAASERTFRYNMEELVKAGFIEASGDVRWRKYSIKI, encoded by the coding sequence ATGGGCAATCTGTTTGACATCGAGAACTTCATCATAAAGGATGAATCTGCGCTTACTGAAGTTTTTGTTCCCGAACGGCTTCTTCACAGAGACGGTGAGCGCGACTACCTTGCATCATGCCTGAAACCCATTGTGATAAACCAGTCAATCAGAAACGTTTTTCTTTTCGGCCCGACAGGCACTGGAAAGACATCGCTTGTGCGATGGATGTTCAAGGAGCTTGAATCGCATACCGCAAACGCAAAAACAATATACATCAACTGCTGGAAATCGCAGACAACGCACGCCATACTTTACGAAATTGTCTCTAAAATGTCCCGATTCACAAACCCGCGCAGGCAAACAAAAGAACTGTTTATTGACGTCGCAAACCTTGTCAAGGCATCCGGGAAAAAACTGATACTTGCGCTTGACGAAGCAGACAAGCTTCTCAATTTCGACATACTTTATGATTTCTCGCGCGAAGGATATGGCCTTGTGCTGATTTCAAACAGCGAGCAAGCGCTTGCAAAAATCGATCCCCGCATAAGAAGTTCGATTGCTGTTGAGGCAATAGAATTTCCGAGATATACGGCTAATGAGCTTTCAGATATACTTATCGACCGCGTAATGTTCGCCCTACTGCCATCGAAAATATCGCAAGAGCTGATAAAGGTTGCGGCAAACGCTGCCGGTGGGGATGCGCGTGTGGGACTTGAAATATTGCGCAGGGCTGCAAAATTGGCTGAAGGAAGAAACGCAAAAAATATCGATAAGGAGGACATAATACACGCCCTGAAGGCTGCAAAAAGAATGAAGATTGAATCTATGCTTGCGGATATTGAGGAGGACTCGCGCATACTTTACAAAATAATCGAGGAAAAAGCAAGCGCGGGCTCAGGCGAGATTTTTGAGGAGTATAAGAGGCGCGCACCAAATGCAGCGAGTGAGCGCACATTCCGCTACAACATGGAAGAACTTGTAAAAGCGGGCTTTATCGAAGCAAGCGGCGATGTCAGGTGGCGGAAATATAGTATTAAGATTTGA